The region AGACCGTGGACAAACCGAAATCGGCGATTTTGAAATGGACGACTTTGAACTCATCAATTACCGGCATCACGACACCATCCGCGCGGAAATGGCGGTATAAAAAACAATGAAAACACGACTCTTGATCTGTGCCGAAAGCGAAGCGCAAATATCTCGCCAGTTTCTCAACGCGGCAACCGACGCCAAAATCGCCGATCAGGTAGTAGCCACATCATTTGACAAACTGGAAGAAAGTGTGCTTACCGGTGAAGGAATAGACCAAATCCTCATCTTCCCCGCACTAATCGCCCTGCCCGATGCAATGCGCGAAAACCTGTTACAACGCATCGCATCTATCCAAAAAGAAAACCCACAAATACGCATCCTCCTCACCAACCCATTGGGTGGCGATCCCCGCTTATTCGACATGATCCAGGACCGTATGGCAGCCGCGCTAAAAATCACGCAAAACACACCCATATTGACAATAGAAACACCGAATACGTCTCGAACCCTCGACTTTGAAAACTTCGCCACACTACCAGATCAGATCGCCGATATAAGCACACTCGTACCCGACCGCCAGGGACAGGGCGTTTGGGTACGCGACGTATTGGACCACACACCCAATGCCGACGCAATCTTTTACGCAGACGCCGACCGTTTTTCCGCCACCGTCGATCTCGCCCTCGTCCGAGAGCAAGGATTATTAATCTACGGACTGGCAGGACAACCCCTGCCCGCCAGCTATGGCGGCCCCCTGCGACTGATCATACCCGGACACGACGACCGCTGTGCAAATGTAAAAGGCGTGGCGCGGGTCGAAATCGTTTTGCGATAGAAAAAACAGGCGTCAGCTCGCTATTTTCACCAGGAGAAAACACACCATGTCAT is a window of Gemmatimonadota bacterium DNA encoding:
- a CDS encoding molybdopterin-dependent oxidoreductase, which codes for MKTRLLICAESEAQISRQFLNAATDAKIADQVVATSFDKLEESVLTGEGIDQILIFPALIALPDAMRENLLQRIASIQKENPQIRILLTNPLGGDPRLFDMIQDRMAAALKITQNTPILTIETPNTSRTLDFENFATLPDQIADISTLVPDRQGQGVWVRDVLDHTPNADAIFYADADRFSATVDLALVREQGLLIYGLAGQPLPASYGGPLRLIIPGHDDRCANVKGVARVEIVLR